GCTTTTTCTTTGCCTCATTCTGCAGTATTATACAACGCATGCCCCTGAACAATTTCTTCTTCTGCTTCTGTTTTGGAGTAACACAAGTACTCAAAGACCTGATGGGAAAAAGTCAATGCTATGTTAGAACCATGGGGAATTGGTAAGTAATCAACCCTTACAgctatataatatacatataccAGTTAGGATATACTAATATGTATTCCCCCGTCCCACTTTAATggtgctgttttttttttttgtctgtttcaaattgtagtccacttttcaATTGAATAATGTAGttatcttttaatttctctaatatacccttattcaatgtaggttgttattagtataaactaccttatttaatatagattGTTAACCTACTCcatttaatacatttaaatttaatgtgAAATaatgtgaaacgtttcttgaccatcaattcaagttcccatatactatcaattcaagttttcatgaataattaatatgaagttgtactctatttaatgtaagggtattttaaaaaaatagtaacctaattttgtttttccaataaaatttatttattttttcttaaactgtgtgaaagaAAAACTAGGACTATCAAAATGGAACACCAAAAGCTAGGATATGTGCATGTTGTATCTGTAACGTACATCAAGGATGCAGCTGTAATTTGCCGCAACTCCGAACTGTTACACATGCAAAGGGAGGTATGGAAAGGCAGTAATACCATGTTATCACGTGCCATTTATCTCCTTTGTTAGCTTTCAAATCCAATTGACAGCACTTGGGAGTCTCACGATCATGTGGCTAGCAAATTAGCAATCACTGCTGACTTATTCGATGGCCACGCATGTGACCACCAGAGCGAGCTTCATTCTATCTTAGTATTATTGGAAATGTACGTGCCTTGCATTTAGATTAGATCCCATCATCAGGAAGAAAAGAAATCCGAAAAAGTGGACAACTAAAAATTTGTTGATTTCTAATGATGAATTAGAAAGAAAAGGGCAGCTTCATTTTTCTCCTGTCATGGAGAGTATCTCTATGGAAAATTATGGTCAGAATTAGGATTGAGAATTGGAATGGGAGACAATGCTTATCATTGTGAATTTCATCCTCAATATTGATTTGGTGGGCGTCTTTTCTTTTAAagtttttcttgtctttttgtgttttggatttTATTTTCTGAGGTCAAGAAAGAAACCTTGCATCAATTGGGTTCACCTCCTCTTTACAGGCATTACGGATTTTTGGCCGCTAGGTACGTCTTGTTGTGCCGAGTATCCATCAACCGTATCAGGATGTACAAGGAAGGTTATGCCGACCCcctttttcgtttttttttttttcttttttctgtatgGGTCCAGCAATTCCTTATCTTAATTGTACAACACCTCAAATAGCTtaaaacaaatggatgaaaaattttggtttaataatgataataataataatgcgCATGATACTTAGCTATTCATCAAATCAAGGCCCCATCTTATTGCTCCCAGAGCCAAAACTAATCATACCCTCCTACTTTGTTAGACTTAATTAAGTCTAATCTTTTTCTTCAAGTACATCTTGACACCAACTTGCAAGCAAAAGTGTTAAGATCTTGCTTTTGGTAGCAATAAGATCAGTCTAATCCATACACTATAGTAATGTCCAATTGATGATGCATGTATCATGTATTAAGTTTTACTGGGCTTTATGTTACCTGATCGCTCTATATATGTTCCCAAATCTATGCATGAAGGACGAAAGAAACATTACAAGTTTTTTACTTTTTACCGTTATTGACCTTTTCGCATTCCGAACCAATGGGGCCAAACATCTCTTGAGTAGATTATAAATCTCTTGGAAGAACGGCAGAAATAAAACAAAGGATAATTGCGTTGGCATGTTTCTTGGAAAGAGCAAATGATGCATGGCATACGAATTCTAACGCTTCACGTTCTGGAATGAGCCCGTGATTTCCCTCAGCATATGTTGAAGTGGGGAGGCACGAGAGCCGATCTGTCCTGTAGTACTACTAGTAATATTTTTATAGCAGTGTTGTCAGGTTTTATGTtgttgatttggtggatttgtgACCAAATATAGGATTAACAAGTGTTGAGTTGCTCTGATGTTGTCCCTTCAGCCCTCCACTTCAGGCCAATgactccaattttttttctttttttcttcttgttttgaaaACTGACCTTACAGTAAGGCCGCCCGACAGCATGTTCTGATTTGAAACTAATTTAGTTGCCAATTAGTGATAGTTGATTTTCACTTCCATTCCATGTGCACTTCACCAGTCACTACTTACCACTCACTACTACTCCATCAGGTTCCGTTTCCCACTAATCAACTACTGAATTAGATATTTAGATATGGCCGGCTTCATTATCTCAgccttcaagaaaacaaaacaagtccctttttttaatttatcttgCACCTGATTAAAATGAGTGCAAATTAGTAGGAACTGCGGTTTCTTAATAATGTCCAGCAAAAGTAAAGAGATGGTCATAGTCTTATAGACAAACGAGGAGGGGTCATTTGAAAACTAATGTCAGATGGCATTTTCCATCTTTTATTAGCCATCTAAAGTGGCTCAAATTTCTAAGCTCCTTTTCGCTCGGAGCCCTTTGTTATTAGTTATTACcattggtgaattccatttgcGACCTGCAAATGTTTGCTTCATGAAACATGTTTGGTGAAAAATGCCGATACAGTTAAAAACTCTCTTGGAAAGTGTCTTGAGAGGCTTCCACAACCAACATGTGGCTGACTCACCCCTTCATGCCACTTAATAGGGGCTGGACCGTGCCTATAGCCTACTGCAGCAGCTTGCAACTGAGAGACCAATCAAAATGGTGGTGAAATTTATTAAGCTAATAATTCTCTAACCGCCTCTTGGGTTGGCTCGGATGGTCTCGTGACAGCCTAGTTAGATCCTGAAGTCGTATGTTCGAACTACCTCTCTATCACTTGTGTATTCTTGAAGGACGGAGTGCACAAACGCAGAGAGATTAGTCTGATAAAGTTGAGAGACTCCCtgtgttgaaaaaaaataataatagtaacTCTCTAACCAGATACCATGCAGAAGGAAGGTGATCATCGAGGGTCCATTCTGATTAATTCCAAGAACAACCTCTCTGAGATTGAGCAGATTAACTGATTGTCAATTTATCAGGAATCAgcggaaattaggaaaatagttACAGCAATCGTTCTCTCTCCACTGGATGGAGTATATTACATTTGCATGAAAAATTTAAATGTGGATGTAGACAACTGACCCGAAATGCAGAAACAAGACAGAGTTTTTTTAACGCCAGAATAAGAGTAAGAGAGGAGATTGAGAATGCAGTGTCTGCATCGCATACTCGAAGCCACCAATTTTATCTCCCACAGTAACTTCTGATTAGAAAGAAATCACAGATGGACACTACTTCCCTCTAAGAAAGGAAAAATCCAAGAACTACTTGTACAGCAGTAGCAAATTGCCATAAGAAAAACACCCGCGTCGTACTAATAAAACCAAACGAGCCCATCTGCATCACCACCCCTTAGCTAACAGCAACTCCTCCaaatacaataataataattaatgaaAGTTCTCTTGGATCCAGATCTTCTGCTTTTTCTCTATAAACAAAACATGGGGTTCCCCCCTCTACAATCCCAAAGAACTGATCATCCTCTGTTCTTTGCTCCCAGCAGCAAAGCAGTCAGCAATGCCTGCACCCTTAAGAAATCCTTTACTTTCTCCTCCCCTCAATTACTTCTTCTTCACCTCACTTCTCTCAATAAACTATCTATTCTTTTCTCCTTGCTACTCCATTGATGTGCAGGGCCAAGCTCTTCTGACATGGAAGAACAGTTTAAACAACTCAAGATACGCACTGAAATCTTGGAACCCTTCAGACCAAAGTCCCTGCAATTGGTTTGGGATACAATGCAACTCAAATGGCCAAGTTGTCAAGTTAAGCCTGAAATCAGTAGACTTGCAGGGCCCATTGCCTTCAAACTTACAACCTCTCAAGTTCTTAAACACTCTCATCCTTACATCAGCCAATCTAACAGGCGCAATTCCAAAAGAGTTTGGAGATTACCAGGACCTGACTTTCGTCGATGTCAGTGACAATTCAATCTCAGGAGAAATCCCACTGGAAATCTGCAAACTGAGCCAGCTTCAAACTTTGTATCTTAATACAAATTTTCTCGAGGGTAGCATACCTTCAGAAATAGGAAATTTGTCGAGTCTCAAGGTTCTTACCCTCTTTGACAATCAGCTTAGTGGTGAAATCCCAACAAGCATAGGACAGCTGCGGAATCTTGAGGTGTTCAGAGGTGGTGGGAATCAAAATCTTAAAGGCCGGCTGCCTTCAGAGATTGGAAACTGCTACAACTTGAGAGTGTTAGGCGTTGCTGAAACAAGTATTTCAGGAACGCTGCCATCCTCGATAGGGATGCTGAAAAGAATTCAAACAATCGCCATTTATACATCCCAGTTGTCTGGCCCCATACCAGAAGAGATCGGAAATTGCACTGAGCTGCAGAACCTCTATCTATACCAGAATTCCTTATCTGGTTCGATACCATGGCAAATAGGAAACCTCAGAAAGCTTCAAAGTCTGTTACTCTGGCAGAATAGCATCGTCGGTTTGATTCCTTACGAGCTTGGAAACTGTAAGGATCTCAAAGTTGTCGATTTTTCTGAGAATCTCCTAACAGGAAGCATGCCTACAAGTCTGGGAGGGCTTTCTATGCTTGAAGAGCTCCAGTTGAGTGTTAATCAATTAACAGGTACCATACCTTCTGAAATCTCAAACTGTACGGCTCTGACTCATTTCGAAATCGACAACAATGGTATTTCAGGAGAGATTCCAACTCAAATTGGCCAATTAAAGAGCTTGACTCTGTTCTTTGCCTGGCAGAATAAGTTAACAGGCAACATTCCAGATTCTTTATCAGAATGTGAGAACCTTCAGGCTCTTGATCTTTCTTACAACCTCCTCTTTGGTTCAATTCCAAAACAGATCTTTGCATTACAAAATCTATCTAAAGTGCTACTTCTTTCCAATGAATTATCAGGTTTCTTACCACCTGATATTGGAAACTGTACAAACTTGTATAGATTTAGGGTGAATAGCAACAGGCTGGGGGGTACTATTCCATCAGAAATTGGAAAtttaaaaagtttgaatttttttgatatGAGTAAGAACCATTTTGTGGGAGGAATCCCGCCCTCAATATCTGGAAGTGAAAACCTTGAGTTTCTTGATCTCCATTCAAATGCACTCTCTGGTTCTTTGCCTGATACTCTGCCCAAAAGCCTACAGTTCCTGGATACCTCAGACAATAGGTTTACTGGTCCTTTGAGCCCTTCAGTTGGGACGCTAACTGAATTAACCAAACTTAATCTAGCAAAAAATCAATTTTCCGGCAGAATTCCGGCAGAAATCCTCTCTTGCAGTAAGCTACAGTTGATTGATCTGGGAAACAACGGATTCTCTGGTAATATACCAAAAGAACTGGGTCAAATTTCATCACTTGAAATCTCTCTAAACCTCAGCTGTAACCAATTTACTGGTGAGATCCCAACTGAATTTTCAGGCCTTAGCAAATTGGCCATCCTTGACATCTCCCACAACCAGCTCGCTGGGAAATTAGATGTCCTCACTGACCTTCAGAACCTTGTTTCCCTTAACATCTCATTCAATGACTTCTCCGGTCAATTGCCTAACACCCCTTTCTTTCGTAAACTTCCCCTCAACGACCTTGCTGGAAACCAAGATTTGTACATATCTGGTGCAGTTGTAACTCCAGCTGATGCCATGGGGTCAGGTGGACATGCAAAATCGGCTATGAAACTGGCGATGCCAATTCTCATCAGTGCGAGTGCGGTGCTAGTACTTCTTGCAGTGTACATGTTAGTGAGAACCCGTATCGCCGACAGCAGGCAGATGGAAGTTGACACTTGGGAAATGACATTATATCAGAAGATGGAATTTTCAGTGGATGACATACTACGCAGTTTAACATCTGCCAATGTCATTGGCACTGGGAGCTCCGGAGTTGTGTATAGAGTCACAATCCCAAATGGGGAAACTTTAGCAGTCAAGAAAATGTGGTCATCAGATGAATCAAGAGCATTCACATCCGAAATTCAGACACTGGGTTCGATCCGGCATAAGAACATCGTCCGCCTCCTGGGATGGGGTTCAAATCAGACCTTAAAACTGCTTTTCTATGATTATCTTCCTAATGGCAGCTTGAGCTCACTCCTTCATGGTGCTGGGAAAGGAGCAGCCGAATGGGAGACCAGATATGAAGTCATCCTTGGAGTTGCCCACGCACTTGCGTATTTGCACCATGATTGTGTGCCTCCCATTATGCATGGGGATGTCAAAGCCATGAACGTGTTGTTAGGTCCTCGAATGGAGCCCTATCTTGCTGACTTTGGGTTGGCTAGACTAGTCAATGGCCAGAGTGATTCTGACATGTTAAGGCAGCAGAGCCAGAGGCCTCAACTTGCTGGTTCTTATGGATATATGGCCCCAGGTAATTAATCAAGATGGAAAATGTTAACTAATTAGCAATATTTCCCTCTTAGATTTGGATTGTTTCAGTAATAGTTAGCTGAACAGATTTGTTTTGATGTGTTAATCAGAACATGCTTCGATGCAACGTATCACTGAAAAGAGTGATGTATACAGCTTTGGGGTGGTCCTGTTAGAGGTTTTGACAGGGAGGCATCCATTAGATCCAACACTGCCAGGGGGTGCTCATTTAGTACAGTGGGTTCGCGACCACTTACACAACAAGAAGGAATCTGCTGAAATTCTTGATCTGAAGCTCAGAGGCAGAGCCGACCCTCAGATGCATGAAATGCTACAGACGCTAGCTGTTTCATTTCTCTGCGTGAGCTCACGCGCCGATGATCGTCCAATTATGAAAGATGTTGTGGCCATGCTCAAAGAAATTCGACATGTAGATCCAACAAGATCAGAGCCTGATTTGCTCAAGGGAGGTTTAATGGCTTCTCCTAAATCGCCTCCCACTCGGAAGGTGATTTCACAAGGGTCTTCTAATTGCTCTTTCACATTCTCTGATGATTCAATCTAAGCAAGCTTTGAAAGATATGATGCTGTGTATATTATTGCATAGGAAAATCCATCGAAAGCTTGGCAGAGATACTGTAGAGTGGATTGTATTTTTCCTGCCACATATTTTTGTTACTGTAGTGTGTATTTTCCTAGGTATAGTAATTGCTGTAAGAGTGGAATGATTATTTTTATCAGCGTAAAGTTTCAAACAAGAAGCAAGTATATCTCAAATGGTACCGTGTAAAATCACGATTGCAAGCTTGTGGCTGTTTTCCTTTACTCTTCCGTTTAGCGTTTTCAACTCTTTTAAAGATTTGGCGTGGAGAGGAAGGGGTTTCAGGTTTGGTTATGAAAGAAAATGGTGGAGACTCTGTAGTTTCTTCCATTTCCTGCTAAATTTAAGGGAAAGGTGTAGAAATGGTCAAGTTTctcttccaatttttttttttggatcaatCGTCACTTTATCTATATAATTTTACTTTATCTTAACCTAAGTGGGAGGTCCAACTGGACCTACAAGGGACCGATGGAGACTGAACTACCATCGAAACAGACGGACACACTATACATACCATTCTGAATTTTTTAGAGAAGTCACGTATTGTGGCAATTAGTGAAAGGCAAGGGTTGAACCCTTAACCTCTCAGCCACCGAGCCTTAAGGACTTGGTATTGGCCACCAGATTTTGGGCTGAGGCTGGTGGTTTTCTCTTCCAGTGTTTTGGGGATTCAAAAGTAGTAGTAGCGGTACACTTGCAGGTGCAATGATTGGGTCTCCTGGATTTATGCAACCAAAATTTACTGCGGCCGAGATTCTTCTATGTGCGGGTTTGTGCCCAAAGTCCAAACAGGTCTAGTCTTTCCAGCGGTGTTCACATGCTCCAGCTCGCCAACATCCCACATCACATGCTCATGTGATGTCAGAGAGAAACTTCAAGAAAAATACTTCTAAAACCGTTTTAGCAGAGACTTTCAAGAAACATACCCTCCCAAAGCAAACTAAGGAAACTTTGTCCAAAAGTCACCTATAATTCTTTTcatccaaagaaaaaaaaagtgcatgGTCCGCTAGATATTATACAAGGAGATAGTTTTTACATGAAATCTTACTGTCAAAGGACAACACTTCAGTGGATGATAACAGGTAAAGCTGTTACGCATTTACGCAGACAAGATGATGTAATCAACCAGTAGGGGTCCTATCTTGCCATCATGAGATGAATATGTGCTTCATATCAAAATCATCAAACACAAAAGTCTTGTGTGGTCGGTATTGCAAAGTAGTTACTAGCAATCAAGATATGGACACAAGCAATAAGAAGTCTTTGCTTGGGATGCTTTCATTTGCATTATACAAGATACAATCAGTTTTCACAATATATTCCTGACAATCCCATTCGGTCATTTAGTTAAAAGGTAAATATCTTATATGGTCTACTTAGCACAGACTTTAGGTCTACCTGATGCAAAATGTACTGTGACGCCAGAGACTTGATAAAATCGTAACAAGCTGTATGGAATCCATGGCAGATACTAATCGACATATCTTAAATGATTGTGAAGAACCATAACCTGAAATACAAATGCCCAATTCTATCTATTCCAAGGCAGCAAAGTAAAGGACTTTAGGAAGGATAGTGCGACTCTAACTTCTTTAGCACAGAATTGATAATGCTCCAATTGAAGCCACGGTATTGGAGCCAGCGAACAATCCTGGATTTTCTTGTCTCTGTAGACGCACCACAACTTCGCAACCATTGCTTTGAAGCCTGAGAAAATAAATGATCCATTGAACGCTTTGATATACCAAGACCTGATTCTTCATCTTCACAAGCTGAAGCATCATTGAAAACTAACTTTATCGCCTTCTCTGTGTCCATGATGCTGACTCCCTTGCTGTAGAGGGCCTGATAttgggaagaagaaaaagagagcaagCCAAAGCAATTATTTTCCTTCCACATCAAGTAAACTAATGACTTGGTCCTTTCCTAAATATGAATAGACTGGAATTCTGAGTCACATCAACATTGGTAGCATCTCAGTCAAATGATAAACATCATACATCTGATCTCTTATACcaccattttttcttttgtatgcAGCAAATAAAAAAGGTGAAAGAACAAAGATAAAGCTACCTCTAAACCAAACCTTCTCTAATAACTAGATAAAAGAAAGGGTCCTTTGGGATTTAACAGATTATCGGAGGTGTCAGTGGCCTATGTGGATAGACCGGCAGATGCTGAAATACCAAAACAGCATGCCCAATGCTTGATAAAAATTAACAGGATAAAGAAGTCTTCTTGAGCCTATCCACTCCTTAACATTAGAGACCACAGATCATGCCCAGTGTATTAATAACAATAAACAGGATGAAGAAGTCTTCTTAAGCCTATCCACTGTTTAGATATTAGGGTCCATAGGAGGTTTCTCACATTTTGAATGGCAATTTTAGTGGCCAACTTTCCAGCAATAGAGGTCTGAATATGGGAAAAGGGTAATATTAGCAAAATCTTGAATACATTACTTCAAAAGCATATCAATATGGCATTTTGCCTCAACATCTAAACAGGAAAAGTGATTTAAAGAAGAGCAcaatttaccttttttattCGCCTCGGACCCCAAGTTGAGGACGACCATCTAGAACGGGAAAATGTTTCCGCATACAAGCCATCATTGATAAAGCCTCTGCAGTAAGCTACAAACATTGAAGACTTGCAGAAAACATGAACTTTAGGTTATTTATGTGCAATTTGGGGTAGCATGGTTGGTATTTTCTAACGAAAAGCCATGAAATCATTACAGCAACTAGTATAAAGACCATCAAGCTTCTTTACCAGAAATTGTGCATCCATGTAAGATTTTTTGGTTCGTTTTTGTACTCAGATAAGCAGCAGACAGAGAATTTCAAGTTATGCACCTGGTCTGAAAGTCAGTTATTACTGCATCAACAACCCAAACTGGAAATTCCTTCCCCAGCAGTTTCTTTCTTAGCTCCACAGCTGTATAAGCTCTAAAGGATAAATGCACAGTTTAGTAACAAAAGTTCATCAGTGGCATATATTGTGTAGCAAGATCGAGTTTGACTATTTAGTGACTTAAAATTTTATTACTAAGTAATGAATCTGAGGATAgaataaaaacagaaaaagacaAAACTTTTTAAATTCTCCACATGAACTAAATTGGAAGCTATACTCATTTTTGAGTAGTGAACACATTCTCATGGCCATTGTAGCATGTTGCAGTGGAATTATTATAGTACGCTGGAATCAAATGACAGGACCAAACATAACGTCCACTTCAGGACATGTAATAAGTATTAACATGGCAAAAATTGTCTCAGAAGTTACTCCTGCTCTTATCAGAAATGCATAAGGTTGCCCATACTTAGCAGAAAATCAATAAACCTGTGAAGCTTTACCACCTCGTAGCAAGTAATTCAATGGCCAACTTCTCAACATCTTTCTTTATTCGAGATCCTTGAATCCTATGGTCTTGATTGCTCTCCTCTTCCGAAAAACCTTCGAGTTCCTCCATGACCTCGTAGCTGTCGTACTGCATATGATCATCAAGTTCTTCTCCAATCCCTAAAAATGGAAGATGTCGCTAAGTATCTCAATTGAACTCTACCaatctaaaaaatatatatgagataaGCGTATCAAAAGTCCTACCCAATCCAGCATGATAATCAATTCTTTTTGCATATTGGCTTTGAAACTTGTTATCTACAATACAAATCTGGCCACAGCTTGAAGTCTGTGCACTTTTGGAAAGATCACGTCTCTGTTCATTTGATTGAACAACTCTACTTGTACCAAATccaatattattttttatgctGTTAATTGGGTTTTCATTTTGATCTTGAAACTCAGTGTCCCCCACAAAGCTCCTGCTGCTGCATGATGTCTGCAAACTCTTGGAAAGTTCACTTCTTTGTATATTTGATCGAACAGCTCTATTTGAAGCTGAACCAACATCACAGTCTAAGTTATCAATTGGCTTTTCATTCTCATTCAGAAACTCTGCACCAACAACAAAGCTTCTGCCACTGCATGAGGTCTGAGCACGTTTGGAAAGTTCACGTCTGTCCTCATTTGATCCAGCAACTGTAATTGTATCCAATCCAACATCAGCTTTCAAACTGTTAGTTGGCTTTTCGATTTGACTTTGAAACTCCATGTCCACAACAAAGCTCGTGCTACTGCAAGAAGTCTGTGCACCTTTAAAATGTTCCATTCCCTCTAGATTTGATTGAACAACTTTACTTGTATCCAATCCAGTAACTggcttttctctttctttttggtATTGAAACTCCGTGTCAGCAACAAAGCCCCTGCTGCTGCAAGATGTCTGCGCACTATCCGAAATTCCAATCCTTGGTACATTTGACTCAACAACTCTACCACCATCCAATGTCACATCATTGCTTATGTTGTGAAttgcattttcatttagatTTCGAAGCTTGGAACCTAAAACAAAGCTCCTGGTACTGC
Above is a genomic segment from Coffea eugenioides isolate CCC68of chromosome 5, Ceug_1.0, whole genome shotgun sequence containing:
- the LOC113772125 gene encoding uncharacterized protein LOC113772125 isoform X1, whose protein sequence is MIPLSNSKPIMAISSANLIPRTAIQLQRQVLLIPWVKKKMKMGIISCSRRRDYSNSVPVRYIPKKLLENKEPEASFYSPSNGLGDVKIHGTNSSESNGKRFELSKSEQTSCSTRSFVLGSKLRNLNENAIHNISNDVTLDGGRVVESNVPRIGISDSAQTSCSSRGFVADTEFQYQKEREKPVTGLDTSKVVQSNLEGMEHFKGAQTSCSSTSFVVDMEFQSQIEKPTNSLKADVGLDTITVAGSNEDRRELSKRAQTSCSGRSFVVGAEFLNENEKPIDNLDCDVGSASNRAVRSNIQRSELSKSLQTSCSSRSFVGDTEFQDQNENPINSIKNNIGFGTSRVVQSNEQRRDLSKSAQTSSCGQICIVDNKFQSQYAKRIDYHAGLGIGEELDDHMQYDSYEVMEELEGFSEEESNQDHRIQGSRIKKDVEKLAIELLATRAYTAVELRKKLLGKEFPVWVVDAVITDFQTRGFINDGLYAETFSRSRWSSSTWGPRRIKKALYSKGVSIMDTEKAIKLVFNDASACEDEESGLGISKRSMDHLFSQASKQWLRSCGASTETRKSRIVRWLQYRGFNWSIINSVLKKLESHYPS
- the LOC113769879 gene encoding LRR receptor-like serine/threonine-protein kinase, giving the protein MPAPLRNPLLSPPLNYFFFTSLLSINYLFFSPCYSIDVQGQALLTWKNSLNNSRYALKSWNPSDQSPCNWFGIQCNSNGQVVKLSLKSVDLQGPLPSNLQPLKFLNTLILTSANLTGAIPKEFGDYQDLTFVDVSDNSISGEIPLEICKLSQLQTLYLNTNFLEGSIPSEIGNLSSLKVLTLFDNQLSGEIPTSIGQLRNLEVFRGGGNQNLKGRLPSEIGNCYNLRVLGVAETSISGTLPSSIGMLKRIQTIAIYTSQLSGPIPEEIGNCTELQNLYLYQNSLSGSIPWQIGNLRKLQSLLLWQNSIVGLIPYELGNCKDLKVVDFSENLLTGSMPTSLGGLSMLEELQLSVNQLTGTIPSEISNCTALTHFEIDNNGISGEIPTQIGQLKSLTLFFAWQNKLTGNIPDSLSECENLQALDLSYNLLFGSIPKQIFALQNLSKVLLLSNELSGFLPPDIGNCTNLYRFRVNSNRLGGTIPSEIGNLKSLNFFDMSKNHFVGGIPPSISGSENLEFLDLHSNALSGSLPDTLPKSLQFLDTSDNRFTGPLSPSVGTLTELTKLNLAKNQFSGRIPAEILSCSKLQLIDLGNNGFSGNIPKELGQISSLEISLNLSCNQFTGEIPTEFSGLSKLAILDISHNQLAGKLDVLTDLQNLVSLNISFNDFSGQLPNTPFFRKLPLNDLAGNQDLYISGAVVTPADAMGSGGHAKSAMKLAMPILISASAVLVLLAVYMLVRTRIADSRQMEVDTWEMTLYQKMEFSVDDILRSLTSANVIGTGSSGVVYRVTIPNGETLAVKKMWSSDESRAFTSEIQTLGSIRHKNIVRLLGWGSNQTLKLLFYDYLPNGSLSSLLHGAGKGAAEWETRYEVILGVAHALAYLHHDCVPPIMHGDVKAMNVLLGPRMEPYLADFGLARLVNGQSDSDMLRQQSQRPQLAGSYGYMAPEHASMQRITEKSDVYSFGVVLLEVLTGRHPLDPTLPGGAHLVQWVRDHLHNKKESAEILDLKLRGRADPQMHEMLQTLAVSFLCVSSRADDRPIMKDVVAMLKEIRHVDPTRSEPDLLKGGLMASPKSPPTRKVISQGSSNCSFTFSDDSI
- the LOC113772125 gene encoding uncharacterized protein LOC113772125 isoform X2; amino-acid sequence: MIPLSNSKPIMAISSANLIPRTAIQLQRQVLLIPWVKKKMKMGIISCSRRRDYSNSVPVSSESNGKRFELSKSEQTSCSTRSFVLGSKLRNLNENAIHNISNDVTLDGGRVVESNVPRIGISDSAQTSCSSRGFVADTEFQYQKEREKPVTGLDTSKVVQSNLEGMEHFKGAQTSCSSTSFVVDMEFQSQIEKPTNSLKADVGLDTITVAGSNEDRRELSKRAQTSCSGRSFVVGAEFLNENEKPIDNLDCDVGSASNRAVRSNIQRSELSKSLQTSCSSRSFVGDTEFQDQNENPINSIKNNIGFGTSRVVQSNEQRRDLSKSAQTSSCGQICIVDNKFQSQYAKRIDYHAGLGIGEELDDHMQYDSYEVMEELEGFSEEESNQDHRIQGSRIKKDVEKLAIELLATRAYTAVELRKKLLGKEFPVWVVDAVITDFQTRGFINDGLYAETFSRSRWSSSTWGPRRIKKALYSKGVSIMDTEKAIKLVFNDASACEDEESGLGISKRSMDHLFSQASKQWLRSCGASTETRKSRIVRWLQYRGFNWSIINSVLKKLESHYPS